A section of the Papio anubis isolate 15944 chromosome 2, Panubis1.0, whole genome shotgun sequence genome encodes:
- the FILIP1L gene encoding filamin A-interacting protein 1-like isoform X4: MVVDEQQRLTAELTLQRQKIQELTTNAKETHTKLALAEARVQEEEQKATRLEKELQTQTTKFHQDQHTIMAKLTNEDSQNRQLQQKLAALSRQIDELEETNRSLRKAEEELQDIKEKISKGEYGNAGIMAEVEELRKRVLDMEGKDEELIKMEEQCRDLNKRLEKETLQSKDFKLEVEKLSKRIMALEKLEDAFNKSKQECYSLKCNLEKERMTTKQLSQELESLKVRIKELEAIESRLEKTEFTLKEDLTKLKTLTVMFVDERKTMSEKLKKTEDKLQAASSQLQVEQNKVTTVTEKLIEETKRALKSKTDVEEKMYSVTKERDDLKNKLKAEEEKGNDLLSRVNMLKNRLQSLEAIEKDFPKNKLNQDSGKSTTALHQENNKIKELSQEVERLKLKLKDMKAIEDDLMKTEDEYETLERRYANERDKAQFLSKELEHVKMELAKYKLAEKTETSHEQWLFKRLQEEEAKSGHLSREVDALKEKIHEYMATEDLICHLQGDHSVLQKKLNQQENRNRDLGREIENLTKELERYWHFSKSLRPSLNGRRISDTQVFSKEVQTEAVDNEPPDYKSLIPLERAVINGQLYEESEDQDEDPNDEGSVLSFKCSQSTPCPVNRKLWIPWMKSKEGHPQNGKIQTKPNANFVQPGDLVLSHTPGQPLHIKVTPDHVQNTATLEITSPTTESPHSYTSTAVIPNCGTPKQRITILQNASITPVKSKTSTEDLMNLEQGMSPITMATFARAQTPESCGSLTPERTMSPIQVLAVTGSASSPEQGRSPEPIEISAKHAIFRVSPDRQSSWQFQRSNSNSSSVITTEDNKIHIHLGSPYMQAVASPVGPASPSAPLQDNRTQGLINGALNKTTNKVTSSITITPTATSLPRQSQITIKEVCKQRIPTRIPKPKPTGITKISTKAPTVPMDKPIYKNGCEKLHIVRTVTSNTFLHMGGRR, encoded by the coding sequence ATGGTGGTGGATGAACAACAAAGGCTGACGGCAGAGCTCACCCTTCAAAGACAGAAAATCCAAGAGCTGAccacaaatgcaaaagaaacacATACCAAACTAGCCCTTGCTGAAGCCAGAGTTCAGGAGGAAGAGCAGAAGGCAACCAGACTAGAGAAGGAACTGCAAACACAGACCACAAAGTTTCACCAGGACCAACACACAATTATGGCGAAGCTCACCAATGAGGACAGTCAAAATCGCCAGCTTCAACAAAAGCTGGCAGCACTCAGCCGGCAGATTGATGAGTTAGAAGAGACAAACAGGTCTTTACGAAAAGCAGAAGAGGAGCTGcaggatataaaagaaaaaatcagtaagGGAGAATATGGAAACGCTGGTATCATGGCTGAAGTGGAAGAGCTCAGGAAACGTGTGCTAGATATGGAAGGGAAAGATGAAGAGCTCATAAAAATGGAAGAGCAGTGCAGAGATCTTAATAAGAGGCTTGAAAAGGAGACGTTACAGAGTAAAGACTTTAAACTAGAGGTTGAAAAACTCAGTAAAAGAATTATGGCTCTGGAAAAGTTAGAAGACGctttcaacaaaagcaaacaagaatGCTACTCTCTGAAAtgcaatttagaaaaagaaaggatgacCACAAAACAGTTGTCTCAAGAACTGGAGAGTTTAAAAGTAAGGATTAAAGAGCTAGAAGCCATTGAAAGTCGGCTAGAAAAGACAGAATTCACTCTAAAAGAGGATTTAACTAAACTGAAAACATTAACTGTGATGTTTGTAGATGAACGCAAAACAATGagtgaaaaattaaagaaaactgaagataaaTTACAAGCTGCTTCTTCTCAGCTTCAAGTGGAGCAAAATAAAGTAACAACAGTTACTGAGAAGTTAATTGAGGAAACTAAAAGGGCGCTCAAGTCCAAAACCGATGTAGAAGAAAAGATGTACAGCGTAACCaaggagagagatgatttaaaaaacaaattgaaagcggaagaagagaaaggaaatgatcTCCTGTCAAGAGTTAATATGTTGAAAAATAGGCTTCAATCACTGGAAGCAATTGAGAAAGATTTcccaaaaaacaaattaaatcaaGACTCTGGGAAATCCACAACAGCATTACACCAAGAAAACAATAAGATTAAGGAGCTCTCTCAAGAAGTGGAAAGACTGAAACTGAAGCTAAAGGACATGAAAGCCATTGAGGACGACCTCATGAAAACAGAAGATGAATATGAGACTCTAGAACGAAGGTACGCTAATGAAAGAGACAAAGCTCAATTTTTATCTAAAGAGCTGGAGCATGTTAAAATGGAACTTGCTAAGTACAAATTAGCAGAAAAGACAGAGACCAGCCATGAACAATGGCTTTTCAAAAGGCTTCAAGAAGAAGAAGCTAAGTCAGGGCACCTCTCAAGAGAAGTGGAtgcattaaaagagaaaattcatgAATACATGGCAACTGAAGACCTAATATGTCACCTCCAGGGAGATCACTCAGTCCTGCAAAAAAAActaaatcaacaagaaaacagGAACAGAGATTTAGGAAGAGAGATTGAAAACCTCACTAAGGAGTTAGAGAGGTACTGGCATTTCAGTAAGAGCCTCAGGCCTAGTCTCAATGGAAGAAGAATTTCCGATACTCAAGTATTTTCTAAAGAAGTTCAGACAGAAGCAGTAGACAATGAACCACCTGATTACAAGAGCCTCATTCCTCTGGAACGTGCAGTCATCAATGGTCAGTTATATGAGGAGAGTGAGGATCAAGACGAGGACCCTAATGATGAGGGATCTGTGCTGTCCTTCAAATGCAGCCAGTCTACTCCATGTCCTGTTAACAGAAAGCTATGGATTCCCTGGATGAAATCCAAGGAGGGCCATCCTcagaatggaaaaatacaaactaaaccCAATGCCAACTTTGTGCAACCTGGAGATCTAGTCCTAAGCCACACACCTGGGCAGCCACTTCATATAAAGGTTACTCCAGACCATGTACAAAACACAGCCACTCTTGAAATCACAAGCCCGACTACAGAGAGTCCTCACTCTTACACGAGTACTGCAGTGATACCGAACTGTGGCACGCCAAAGCAAAGGATAACCATCCTCCAAAATGCCTCCATAACACCAGTAAAATCCAAAACCTCTACTGAAGACCTCATGAATTTAGAACAAGGCATGTCCCCAATTACCATGGCAACTTTTGCCAGAGCACAGACCCCAGAGTCTTGTGGTTCTCTAACTCCAGAAAGGACAATGTCCCCTATTCAGGTTTTGGCTGTGACTGGTTCAGCTAGCTCTCCTGAGCAGGGACGCTCTCCAGAACCAATAGAAATCAGTGCCAAGCATGCGATATTCAGAGTCTCCCCGGACCGGCAGTCATCATGGCAGTTTCAGCGTTCAAACAGTAATAGTTCAAGTGTGATAACTACTGAGGATAATAAAATCCACATTCACTTAGGAAGTCCTTACATGCAAGCTGTAGCCAGCCCTGTGGGACCTGCCAGCCCTTCAGCACCACTGCAGGATAACCGAACTCAAGGCTTAATTAATGGGGCACTAAACAAAACAACCAATAAAGTCACCAGCAGTATTACTATCACACCAACAGCCACATCTCTTCCTCGACAATCACAAATTACA
- the FILIP1L gene encoding filamin A-interacting protein 1-like isoform X3: protein MFGCKKQDAEEQCLLKKLIDQEIKSQEEKEQEKEKRVTTLKEELTKLKSFALMVVDEQQRLTAELTLQRQKIQELTTNAKETHTKLALAEARVQEEEQKATRLEKELQTQTTKFHQDQHTIMAKLTNEDSQNRQLQQKLAALSRQIDELEETNRSLRKAEEELQDIKEKISKGEYGNAGIMAEVEELRKRVLDMEGKDEELIKMEEQCRDLNKRLEKETLQSKDFKLEVEKLSKRIMALEKLEDAFNKSKQECYSLKCNLEKERMTTKQLSQELESLKVRIKELEAIESRLEKTEFTLKEDLTKLKTLTVMFVDERKTMSEKLKKTEDKLQAASSQLQVEQNKVTTVTEKLIEETKRALKSKTDVEEKMYSVTKERDDLKNKLKAEEEKGNDLLSRVNMLKNRLQSLEAIEKDFPKNKLNQDSGKSTTALHQENNKIKELSQEVERLKLKLKDMKAIEDDLMKTEDEYETLERRYANERDKAQFLSKELEHVKMELAKYKLAEKTETSHEQWLFKRLQEEEAKSGHLSREVDALKEKIHEYMATEDLICHLQGDHSVLQKKLNQQENRNRDLGREIENLTKELERYWHFSKSLRPSLNGRRISDTQVFSKEVQTEAVDNEPPDYKSLIPLERAVINGQLYEESEDQDEDPNDEGSVLSFKCSQSTPCPVNRKLWIPWMKSKEGHPQNGKIQTKPNANFVQPGDLVLSHTPGQPLHIKVTPDHVQNTATLEITSPTTESPHSYTSTAVIPNCGTPKQRITILQNASITPVKSKTSTEDLMNLEQGMSPITMATFARAQTPESCGSLTPERTMSPIQVLAVTGSASSPEQGRSPEPIEISAKHAIFRVSPDRQSSWQFQRSNSNSSSVITTEDNKIHIHLGSPYMQAVASPVGPASPSAPLQDNRTQGLINGALNKTTNKVTSSITITPTATSLPRQSQITIKEVCKQRIPTRIPKPKPTGITKISTKAPTVPMDKPIYKNGCEKLHIVRTVTSNTFLHMGGRR, encoded by the coding sequence ATTAAAGAAGCTAATTGATCAAGAAATCAAGTCTCAGGAGGAGAAGgagcaagaaaaggagaaaagggtcACCACCCTGAAAGAGGAGCTGACCAAGCTGAAGTCTTTTGCTTTGATGGTGGTGGATGAACAACAAAGGCTGACGGCAGAGCTCACCCTTCAAAGACAGAAAATCCAAGAGCTGAccacaaatgcaaaagaaacacATACCAAACTAGCCCTTGCTGAAGCCAGAGTTCAGGAGGAAGAGCAGAAGGCAACCAGACTAGAGAAGGAACTGCAAACACAGACCACAAAGTTTCACCAGGACCAACACACAATTATGGCGAAGCTCACCAATGAGGACAGTCAAAATCGCCAGCTTCAACAAAAGCTGGCAGCACTCAGCCGGCAGATTGATGAGTTAGAAGAGACAAACAGGTCTTTACGAAAAGCAGAAGAGGAGCTGcaggatataaaagaaaaaatcagtaagGGAGAATATGGAAACGCTGGTATCATGGCTGAAGTGGAAGAGCTCAGGAAACGTGTGCTAGATATGGAAGGGAAAGATGAAGAGCTCATAAAAATGGAAGAGCAGTGCAGAGATCTTAATAAGAGGCTTGAAAAGGAGACGTTACAGAGTAAAGACTTTAAACTAGAGGTTGAAAAACTCAGTAAAAGAATTATGGCTCTGGAAAAGTTAGAAGACGctttcaacaaaagcaaacaagaatGCTACTCTCTGAAAtgcaatttagaaaaagaaaggatgacCACAAAACAGTTGTCTCAAGAACTGGAGAGTTTAAAAGTAAGGATTAAAGAGCTAGAAGCCATTGAAAGTCGGCTAGAAAAGACAGAATTCACTCTAAAAGAGGATTTAACTAAACTGAAAACATTAACTGTGATGTTTGTAGATGAACGCAAAACAATGagtgaaaaattaaagaaaactgaagataaaTTACAAGCTGCTTCTTCTCAGCTTCAAGTGGAGCAAAATAAAGTAACAACAGTTACTGAGAAGTTAATTGAGGAAACTAAAAGGGCGCTCAAGTCCAAAACCGATGTAGAAGAAAAGATGTACAGCGTAACCaaggagagagatgatttaaaaaacaaattgaaagcggaagaagagaaaggaaatgatcTCCTGTCAAGAGTTAATATGTTGAAAAATAGGCTTCAATCACTGGAAGCAATTGAGAAAGATTTcccaaaaaacaaattaaatcaaGACTCTGGGAAATCCACAACAGCATTACACCAAGAAAACAATAAGATTAAGGAGCTCTCTCAAGAAGTGGAAAGACTGAAACTGAAGCTAAAGGACATGAAAGCCATTGAGGACGACCTCATGAAAACAGAAGATGAATATGAGACTCTAGAACGAAGGTACGCTAATGAAAGAGACAAAGCTCAATTTTTATCTAAAGAGCTGGAGCATGTTAAAATGGAACTTGCTAAGTACAAATTAGCAGAAAAGACAGAGACCAGCCATGAACAATGGCTTTTCAAAAGGCTTCAAGAAGAAGAAGCTAAGTCAGGGCACCTCTCAAGAGAAGTGGAtgcattaaaagagaaaattcatgAATACATGGCAACTGAAGACCTAATATGTCACCTCCAGGGAGATCACTCAGTCCTGCAAAAAAAActaaatcaacaagaaaacagGAACAGAGATTTAGGAAGAGAGATTGAAAACCTCACTAAGGAGTTAGAGAGGTACTGGCATTTCAGTAAGAGCCTCAGGCCTAGTCTCAATGGAAGAAGAATTTCCGATACTCAAGTATTTTCTAAAGAAGTTCAGACAGAAGCAGTAGACAATGAACCACCTGATTACAAGAGCCTCATTCCTCTGGAACGTGCAGTCATCAATGGTCAGTTATATGAGGAGAGTGAGGATCAAGACGAGGACCCTAATGATGAGGGATCTGTGCTGTCCTTCAAATGCAGCCAGTCTACTCCATGTCCTGTTAACAGAAAGCTATGGATTCCCTGGATGAAATCCAAGGAGGGCCATCCTcagaatggaaaaatacaaactaaaccCAATGCCAACTTTGTGCAACCTGGAGATCTAGTCCTAAGCCACACACCTGGGCAGCCACTTCATATAAAGGTTACTCCAGACCATGTACAAAACACAGCCACTCTTGAAATCACAAGCCCGACTACAGAGAGTCCTCACTCTTACACGAGTACTGCAGTGATACCGAACTGTGGCACGCCAAAGCAAAGGATAACCATCCTCCAAAATGCCTCCATAACACCAGTAAAATCCAAAACCTCTACTGAAGACCTCATGAATTTAGAACAAGGCATGTCCCCAATTACCATGGCAACTTTTGCCAGAGCACAGACCCCAGAGTCTTGTGGTTCTCTAACTCCAGAAAGGACAATGTCCCCTATTCAGGTTTTGGCTGTGACTGGTTCAGCTAGCTCTCCTGAGCAGGGACGCTCTCCAGAACCAATAGAAATCAGTGCCAAGCATGCGATATTCAGAGTCTCCCCGGACCGGCAGTCATCATGGCAGTTTCAGCGTTCAAACAGTAATAGTTCAAGTGTGATAACTACTGAGGATAATAAAATCCACATTCACTTAGGAAGTCCTTACATGCAAGCTGTAGCCAGCCCTGTGGGACCTGCCAGCCCTTCAGCACCACTGCAGGATAACCGAACTCAAGGCTTAATTAATGGGGCACTAAACAAAACAACCAATAAAGTCACCAGCAGTATTACTATCACACCAACAGCCACATCTCTTCCTCGACAATCACAAATTACA